ATCCGGCTGCAACACCTTGCCTTCTTCGGCGGGGTCGATGTCGATGTGCATCTTGATGGCGTCTTTGCAGAACACTTCGAGCTTGCCGGTGATGCGGTCATCCCAGCGGCTACCGATGGAGAGAATCAAATCGCAGTCGAGCACGGCCTTGTTCGCGTACACGGTGCCGTGCATGCCGAGCATGCCGAGCGAAAGCTCGTGATTGGTGGGGAAGGCGCCGAGGCCGAGCATGGTGCAGCAGACCGGAGCGCCGATCTTTTCGGCGAGTTCCTTCACCTGGCGGCTGGCCCCGCTGATCATGGCACCGTGGCCCACGAGCAGCAACGGCTTCTTGGAATTCTTGAGGTATTCGGCGGCCTTCTCGACGCTTTCGGTCGGGGCGTACGTCGGAATCTTGTAGCCGGGCAGGTCCATCTGGTCGGTGAACGGGGCGGTGCAGGGGCCTGCGGTCACGTCCTTGGGCAAGTCGATGAGCACGGGACCCGGACGGCCGCTGCGGGCGATGTGGAAGGCTTCCTTCATGATGCGCGGGAGGTCGTTGGAATCCTTCACCAGGTAAGAATGCTTGACTGCAGCGAAAGTCATGCCGCTCGTGTCGCATTCCTGGAAGGCGTCCTTGCCGAGGTTCGGGGTCGTCGTCTGGGCGGCGAGCACCACGATGGGGCTCGAATCCATGAGGGCGGTGTAGATGCCGGTGAACGTGTTGGTTGCACCCGGACCGCTCGTCACGAGGGCGACGCCGACCTTGCCCGTCTGGCGGGCGTAGCCGTCGGCCATGTGGGTTGCACCCTGTTCGTGGCGGGAGAGGACTACCTTAATATTAGAATCGAGAATTGCGTCGAACATCGGGATGGCGGATCCACCGGGATAGCCGAAAATGGTGTCGATGCCTTCGCGTTTCAGGCATTCGATAATCACTTCGGCACCGCTAAGAGTCTTGTTTGCCATAATTTTTCCTATCTGAAAGAAGATTGTCTTTTGGTGTTTGCTTAAAAATATAGGAGATTTTTTTTAAAGTGGCAATAGATTCTGTTGCAAAAATTGAAAAATTATTCGAATTTTTTATAAAGATTGCGTTTTGAATAAATTTTTGTCGTGAAAAATTGATAAATATTACACTATTTTTACTCGGCGTTCTTGTTTTGATGCTAAAAATGTCCTGTTTTTGGTGAAACTTTTGTTATTTTGATTTGTTGATTGGTAAAAATAAGTGGTTTTTGCTGGCGAATGTTGCCCGGTGATTCTCCTTTTTCCTGTTTTCTATAAAAAAGGTGCCTTTTTGGCTGATTTTTCCCCTGAACTCGTTTTATAAGGTAGAAACGATCCTAAGGACTGCCTATGCATGAAAATCTACTTCCCCGCGAAAAGCTCCGGATGAGGGGGGCGAGTGCCCTTTCCAATGAGGAACTCATTGCCCTGATTCTTGGAAGCGGTACCCGCGAGTGTGGCGTGTTCGAACTCTCTCGCCATATTTCGGACTACCTTTCTTCAGCAACCACGCTACCCTCGATGGATTCCCTGCGTAAAATACGCGGGCTTGGGACCGTCAAGGCTACGCAGATTTTGGCCTGTCTGGAACTCTCGAACCGCTACATACTGAGTTCGAAGGCGGTGTCGGTCCTCTCGCCCGAAGACCTGCTTGCGCGCCTCGCCGGGCTCAAGTTTGAGCAGAAGGAACATTTCGTCGTGGTGACCCTCAATGCGGCGAACTTCGTCATCGGCGTTCACGAAGTCACTTCCGGACTAGTGAACCAGGCTCCTATCGCACCGAGGGAGGCTTTTGCGAAGGCCATCGAGGACAATGCGGTCTCGGTCATCTTTGCGCATAACCATCCTTCGGGTTCTACTGAGGCTTCCCCGCAGGACTATACCATTACGCGGGTGCTGTGTGCGGCGGGGAAGGTGCTCCAGATTCCGGTCATCGATCACATCATCGTTGGGAAGGGCGGATATACTAGCCTCTGTCGCGAGAACCCGGAAATGTTCGAGAAAAGCCTCTAGTTTCGTGGCGTTTCTGGTGAAAAAACGGCATTTTTGAAAAGTTTCGTTTACATTAGCGTTATTTTGTCTGTCTTTCAAAACGTTCGCTGTGACCGTTGTCATAAAAACACTGAATATTTAGCTCATTTTATACTTATAAATGTCGTTTTTTGGCTAAAAAGTTATATTTAACGCAGAAGTTTAGGGAAAACCCTATTTTTAAGGAGACTCTATGAAAAGAGTAGTAACAGGGCTTGCGCTTGCACTCGCCGTCCAGGCTTTTGCAGACCACCCGCAGACAATCAACAAGACAGGCTTTGTTGGTGTCAATAAGACTCAGTCTGCCCAATCCTTGGGACATTCTAAATTGTCTTTCTATGGCTTGATGGACGCAACGACGGATGTCAACAACATTGCTCCGGAAGGCGTTACCGAAAGCTATATCGGCCCCTACCAGGAAGGTGTTGTCGGATTGCCTCCGGGAACCGTCATGCGTAAGGGCATGGTCGAGGACTATATCGGCTTAGGCGCCCAGGTCGGTTTCGGTATCGGCATCTGGCATTACTTCGATATCGGTGTCGGCATTCCTGTTTACTATGACAAGTTTACCGTTAACAACACGGGCTGCCCGTACAACGGTGTCGTTACCTACGATCCCGGTGATGGAATTCAGCCGGCTACGGCTTGCCAGCCGGGTCAGGTCGCTGGTACCAATATCGGCTACATCGGCAACATCAAGGCCGACTTGAAGATCCGTCTCCCGCTCCCCGACGAACAGCCGGTGGACATCGCCGTTTTCGGTGAAGGCAACTTCGGTACGGCGAATACCGCGAAGGATGGTATCTGGATCCGCGAACCGGAATTCATCAACAAGAACGACAAGGCCGCGCAGGCATTCGGCGTGCGTAGCACCATTGCCAAGGTTGGCGGTGCGTTGACCCTCGATTTCGACAAGATCGACGCCATCCCGCTCGTTATCCATGGTAACGGCGGCTATGTCTATTCTACCGACGCGAACTACCTCTCCTATCCGTATGCGTCTGGAGCCCTTGAAATCTATTTCATGGACTTCCTCTCGATCTTTGCGGAATACTACATGATTTTCCAGATGGATGAGTTCAGCGATGGAACTAAGCTCGATGTCAAGGACTTGACCGGTGCGGTCGTGTTCCACCTGCCGATCGGTCTTGATATCCACCTGGGCGGCTCCTACTCGCTGGGTAAAGGCTACGATGCCGCCGATCCTTCGAATTTCACGTCTGTCAACGCCATGGAAAACGACCAGCGCATCCTTACCTACAGGACGACGGTCAATCCCAAGTACAAGGTCTATGGCGGTATCACCTGGAGCGGCTTCTTGCTGGCTCAGGACCGCGATGGCGATGGCGTGACGGATAATGAAGATAACTGCCCGGATGACTTTGGTCATCGTCTGAACCAGGGGTGCCCGTTGGGTAATCCGGACGTCGACGAAGACGGCGTTTGCGATGCCTGGGTTTCTGAGAAGGGCTTTGAAAATGAATTTAGGGATGTCTGCGAAGGCATTGACGCTTGCCCGAACGAACAGGGTGAAGGCGAAGATGGCTGCCCGCTCGAAGATCCGGACCCGGATGGCGACCATGTCTGCGATGCCTGGGTCTCCAAGAAGAAACTCCAGAAGAAGTTCAAGGAAGTCTGCGAAGGCATAGATAGCTGCCCGACTGAAAAGGGTACCGTTGCCAATAAGGGCTGCCCGGAAGATAATCCGGACCCGGATGGCGATGGCATGTGCTCTCCGTGGGTGACCGACAAGAACAAGCTCGGTGACTATGCGAACGTCTGTAAGGGTTACGACATGTGTCCGGGTGAAGCGGGTACCAAGGCCAACAAGGGCTGCCCGTGGGATGATCCGGATAGCGATGGTGACGGCCTCTGCGACGAATGGGTGACCCAGAAGAAGATGGGCTACTACTTCGAAAAGGCTGCCGAAGACGAAAAGATCAAGAACGAATGGTTCATTGAAAAGACCTGTAAGGGTATCGACAAGTGCCCGACCGAATTCGGCCCGGCCAACAACGAAGGCTGCCCGCTCGGCGATCCGGATACCGACAAGGACGGCATCTGTGACGAATGGGTGACCCAGAAGAACATGCTCGACCAGTACGACGGCATCTGCTCCGGTATCGACAAGTGCCCGACTGAACCTGGTGAAGCCTGGGCTAACGGCTGCCCGATGGACAACCCGGATATTGACGGCGACAGCCTCTGCGCCTCTTGGGTGACCGAGAAGAAGATGCAGGATCAGTTCAAGGATGTCTGCCACGGCGTCGACAAGTGCCCGACTGAAAATGGTCCTGAATGGAACAAGGGCTGCCCGGCTGAAAATCCGGACTCCGACGGCGACGGCGTCTGCGATGCATGGGTCTCCAAGCAGAAGATGTTCGAACAGTTCAAGGATGTATGTAAGGGCGTTGACCGTTGCCCGGATGAACCGGGTCCGGATTGGAACAAGGGTTGCCCGTCTGACGAGAACCCGGATACTGACGGCGACAGTCTCTGCGATCCGTGGGTAAGCAAGCAGAAGCTGGCTGACCAGTTCAAGGATGTCTGTCACGGTATCGACAAGTGCCCGGACGAAGCTGGTCCTGAATGGAGCAAGGGTTGCCCGGCTGAAAATCCGGACAGCGACGGCGACGGTCTCTGCGACGCCTGGGTTGGCAAGCAGAAGATGTTCGACCAGTTCAAGGATGTATGTAAGGGCACAGACCGTTGCCCGGACGAAGCCGGTCCTGAATGGAACAAGGGCTGCCCGATGGACGACGATCCGGATGCCGATAAGGATGGTGTCTGCTCTGAATGGGTATCTACCAAGAAGCTCCTCAAGCAGTTCGAAGGCGTCTGCACTGGCCTCGACCGTTGCCCGGATGTTGCGGGTGATGACGGCCACGGCTGCCCGAAGAAGGCTGTCGAGAAGCTCACCGGCGTGACCTTCAAGCCGGGTAAGGCAACGCTCGAATCCAACGCCAAGAACATCCTCAAGGCTGTTGCGAAGAAGCTGAACGAAGATGATAGCTACAAGGAACTGAAGATTGTTATCCAGGGCCACACCGACAACAAGGGTAAGGACAAGACCAACCAGAAGCTCTCTGAAAAGCGTGCTCAGGAAGTCATGAAGACCCTCATCAAGTTCGGCGTGAAGAAGAACCGCATCAAGGCCGTGGGTCTCGGTGCAAGCTGCCCGGTCGACGACAACAGCACCGAAGACGGTCGCGAAATGAACCGCCGTATCGAAATGCACTTCGCTACGCCGGAGAACGACGGAACCAAGTGCGAATCCGAATTCCAGCAGTAATCATCTGATCGGAAACTGAAATTCAAATCCCTGCCCTTCGGGGCGGGGATTTTTATATTTGAATACACCATGACAAAACTTGACGAAATATTGCAGTCCCTCGGAGCGGCAAACCACGACCTGGTCGAGAAACTTCCCGCAAACTTGAACCACAAGATGGTGCAGAAGGCCCGCCTTGGCAAGAAGCCCGTGCCCAAGCACACGCAAGATTTGATTCTACAGGCGGTGAACATGCTTATGCGCGAAAAGGCCGTTGCCGAAGACAAGGCCGTAAAGCAGTATAAGCGGGTGGAAATTTTCGGGGAATGAACATCTCACAATTTTTTATTAAATTAAAATCATGCAGCAATACTTAGACTTACTTCGTGACATTCTTGAAAACGGTGTGGACCGTTCCGACCGTACGGGAACGGGAACGCGCTCCGTATTTGGCCGCCAGTGCCGTTACGACCTTTCCAAAGGGTTCCCCTGCCTTACCACCAAGAAACTCCACCTGCGTTCGATTATCCACGAACTCCTGTGGTTCCTGAAGGGCGACACGAACATCAAGTACCTGCACGATAACAAGGTCACCATATGGGATGAATGGGCCGACGAGAATGGCGACCTGGGCCCGGTCTATGGCCACCAGTGGCGCTCTTGGCCGACCCCCGATGGCGGGCACATCGACCAGATTCAGAACTTAATCAATAGCCTCAAGAACAATCCGGATTCACGCAGGCACTTGGTGTGCGCATGGAATGTGGCCGAAGTTGACAAGATGGCCCTGCCGCCTTGCCACTGCCTGTTCCAGTTCTACGTGGGTGGAGTGGGTGCTTCGGGCAAGCGCAAACTCAGCTGCCAACTGTACCAGCGCAGTGCGGACACGTTCCTCGGCGTTCCGTTCAATATTGCGTCCTATGCGCTGCTGACGCTCATGCTTGCACAGGTCTGCGACTACGAACCGGGTGAGTTTATCCATACTCTCGGCGATACGCACCTGTACTCCAATCACTTCGAACAGGCGAAGGAACAGCTTACGCGTACGCCGCGCAAGCTCCCGACGATGAAGCTCAATCCCGAAATCAAGGACCTGTTCGAATTCAAGTTCGAGGACTTCGAACTCGTAGATTATGACCCGTGGCCGACCATCAAGGCCCCGATTGCAGTTTAATATGCTTATCTCTGCTATAGTCGCAATTTCAAGGAACAATGTCATCGGCCGTGACGGACACTTGCCGTGGCACCTGTCTGCCGACCTCAAGCGTTTCAAGGCCATCACGACGGGGCATTCCATTATCCTCGGGCGCAAGAACTACGACGATATCGGACGCCCGCTTCCGAACCGCACGAACTACGTGCTCACGCGGAACACGGCGTTCGAGGCTCCAGGCAGCATTGTCTGCGGTAGCCTCGAACTGGCCTTGAACAAGGCTAGCGCTGCCGGCGAGAGTGAGTGCTTTATCATAGGCGGCGCCGCCGTGTACCGCGAGGCGATGCCCCTGGTGAAAAAGATGTACGTGACCCGTGTGGAATCTGACGTAGATGGCGACGTGTTTTTCCCGGAATGGGGCGAGGGCTGGCATAAGGTGAGTGAGGAATCTTTCCCTGCCGACGAGAAAAACGACTTCCCGACGGTGTTCGAAGTCTGGGAAAG
The window above is part of the Fibrobacter sp. UWR2 genome. Proteins encoded here:
- the ilvB gene encoding biosynthetic-type acetolactate synthase large subunit — translated: MANKTLSGAEVIIECLKREGIDTIFGYPGGSAIPMFDAILDSNIKVVLSRHEQGATHMADGYARQTGKVGVALVTSGPGATNTFTGIYTALMDSSPIVVLAAQTTTPNLGKDAFQECDTSGMTFAAVKHSYLVKDSNDLPRIMKEAFHIARSGRPGPVLIDLPKDVTAGPCTAPFTDQMDLPGYKIPTYAPTESVEKAAEYLKNSKKPLLLVGHGAMISGASRQVKELAEKIGAPVCCTMLGLGAFPTNHELSLGMLGMHGTVYANKAVLDCDLILSIGSRWDDRITGKLEVFCKDAIKMHIDIDPAEEGKVLQPDVFMCGDAKLVLEQLLPMVHKLDTAEWIKTCQTWKKRFPLTYPKQGGLRMQHVIATASKLTKGKAIVTTDVGQHQMWVAQFFDINYPRQLHSSGGAGTMGFGFPAAIGAAFGNETGWPVLSFSGDGGFQMTEAELATAAIHKLPIKIFVMDNKYLGMVRQWQELFYDHRYSSVDMVGNPDFVKLAEAYGIPGLRIKRAADAERVIQKALEYKDGPILIHCECEKEDNVFPMIPAGAPITSMITEPPKAKLEKPTGST
- the radC gene encoding DNA repair protein RadC is translated as MHENLLPREKLRMRGASALSNEELIALILGSGTRECGVFELSRHISDYLSSATTLPSMDSLRKIRGLGTVKATQILACLELSNRYILSSKAVSVLSPEDLLARLAGLKFEQKEHFVVVTLNAANFVIGVHEVTSGLVNQAPIAPREAFAKAIEDNAVSVIFAHNHPSGSTEASPQDYTITRVLCAAGKVLQIPVIDHIIVGKGGYTSLCRENPEMFEKSL
- a CDS encoding OmpA family protein; its protein translation is MKRVVTGLALALAVQAFADHPQTINKTGFVGVNKTQSAQSLGHSKLSFYGLMDATTDVNNIAPEGVTESYIGPYQEGVVGLPPGTVMRKGMVEDYIGLGAQVGFGIGIWHYFDIGVGIPVYYDKFTVNNTGCPYNGVVTYDPGDGIQPATACQPGQVAGTNIGYIGNIKADLKIRLPLPDEQPVDIAVFGEGNFGTANTAKDGIWIREPEFINKNDKAAQAFGVRSTIAKVGGALTLDFDKIDAIPLVIHGNGGYVYSTDANYLSYPYASGALEIYFMDFLSIFAEYYMIFQMDEFSDGTKLDVKDLTGAVVFHLPIGLDIHLGGSYSLGKGYDAADPSNFTSVNAMENDQRILTYRTTVNPKYKVYGGITWSGFLLAQDRDGDGVTDNEDNCPDDFGHRLNQGCPLGNPDVDEDGVCDAWVSEKGFENEFRDVCEGIDACPNEQGEGEDGCPLEDPDPDGDHVCDAWVSKKKLQKKFKEVCEGIDSCPTEKGTVANKGCPEDNPDPDGDGMCSPWVTDKNKLGDYANVCKGYDMCPGEAGTKANKGCPWDDPDSDGDGLCDEWVTQKKMGYYFEKAAEDEKIKNEWFIEKTCKGIDKCPTEFGPANNEGCPLGDPDTDKDGICDEWVTQKNMLDQYDGICSGIDKCPTEPGEAWANGCPMDNPDIDGDSLCASWVTEKKMQDQFKDVCHGVDKCPTENGPEWNKGCPAENPDSDGDGVCDAWVSKQKMFEQFKDVCKGVDRCPDEPGPDWNKGCPSDENPDTDGDSLCDPWVSKQKLADQFKDVCHGIDKCPDEAGPEWSKGCPAENPDSDGDGLCDAWVGKQKMFDQFKDVCKGTDRCPDEAGPEWNKGCPMDDDPDADKDGVCSEWVSTKKLLKQFEGVCTGLDRCPDVAGDDGHGCPKKAVEKLTGVTFKPGKATLESNAKNILKAVAKKLNEDDSYKELKIVIQGHTDNKGKDKTNQKLSEKRAQEVMKTLIKFGVKKNRIKAVGLGASCPVDDNSTEDGREMNRRIEMHFATPENDGTKCESEFQQ
- a CDS encoding thymidylate synthase, whose protein sequence is MQQYLDLLRDILENGVDRSDRTGTGTRSVFGRQCRYDLSKGFPCLTTKKLHLRSIIHELLWFLKGDTNIKYLHDNKVTIWDEWADENGDLGPVYGHQWRSWPTPDGGHIDQIQNLINSLKNNPDSRRHLVCAWNVAEVDKMALPPCHCLFQFYVGGVGASGKRKLSCQLYQRSADTFLGVPFNIASYALLTLMLAQVCDYEPGEFIHTLGDTHLYSNHFEQAKEQLTRTPRKLPTMKLNPEIKDLFEFKFEDFELVDYDPWPTIKAPIAV
- a CDS encoding dihydrofolate reductase; amino-acid sequence: MLISAIVAISRNNVIGRDGHLPWHLSADLKRFKAITTGHSIILGRKNYDDIGRPLPNRTNYVLTRNTAFEAPGSIVCGSLELALNKASAAGESECFIIGGAAVYREAMPLVKKMYVTRVESDVDGDVFFPEWGEGWHKVSEESFPADEKNDFPTVFEVWERD